From the genome of Pseudoliparis swirei isolate HS2019 ecotype Mariana Trench chromosome 10, NWPU_hadal_v1, whole genome shotgun sequence, one region includes:
- the grip1 gene encoding glutamate receptor-interacting protein 1 isoform X1 — protein MPGWKKNIPACLQPDQEGDDGPYSKHSGGSRPPDGALAIRRQSIPDEFRGCSVVELMKKEGTTLGLTVSGGIDKDGKPRVSNLRQGGIAARSDQLNVGDYIRAVNGINLSKFRHDEIISLLKNVGERVVLEVEYELPPLSVQGSGVVFKNVEVTLHKDGNSFGFVIRGGAHEDRNKSRPIVITTIRSGGPADREGTVKPGDRLLSIDGIRLHGSTLTEGMSILKQSGQEATLLLEYDVSVMDSVATASGPLLVEVAKVTGSSLGVALSTSMFCSKQVIVIDKVKPASIADRCGALHAGDHILSVDGKSMEFSSLAEATQLLSASCQTVRMEILPQHQARPALNAPQHVKVQRNSRTLPWETGGSAPILPPYHYNTYHPDQSASRSHNRHTNNPPLDHSFSPGSMSAYSLSSLNMTTLPRNMYPTSPRGTLMRRKAKKKDFKSSLSLASSTVGLAGQVVHTETTEVALLGDGIMGFGLQLQGGVFATETLSSPPLIAYIDPDSPAERCGILQIGDRILSINGVPTEDSTLEETNQLLRDSSITAQLTLEIEFDVAESVIPSSGTFHVKLPKKPGVELGITISSPSNRKPVDPLIISDIKKGSVAHRTGTLELGDKLLAIDNIRVESCSMEEAVQILQQCEELVKLKIRKDEDNSDEQEVSGNIIYTVELQRYGGPLGITISGTEEPFDPIIISSLSKGGLAERTGAIHVGDRILAINSSSLKGKPLSEAISLLQQAGETVTLKIKKQGDASSPKSCLIGAGLGTGAGLVHEHQDGVDDPLVTVAPLSSQRAFGALPSVDSAVESWDGSNVDGSFGSPAPYSFHEWRNAKTTNSQSSSSARQRANPLLDLGLSDDDWDHAPLGGGCNLPSGLITDSRFTVGHDGTEPDQEENFWSQALEDLETCGQSGILRELEEAGNETHLLTLATIMSGSSLSLNHDSAPLRSTLGRQASFQERSSSKPQMSNRSSTLPSDPQRRAFAMRKMRQEVNEILNQNPVELHKLTLEKVSDLEDFGFSVSDGMLDRGVYVNNIRPGGPAEQGGLRTYDRLLQINHVRTRDFDCCLVVPLIAESPNHLELVISRNPASSSLLANHTDGVANSGHSPQPIGSDLGTSEYSIGQEEDGGPIKWSQPGDGLGAWLGAGLGEGLGRSQVNNKSV, from the exons aCGAGTTCCGGGGCTGCTCGGTGGTGGAGCTGATGAAGAAGGAGGGCACCACCCTCGGGCTGACTGTCTCAGGCGGCATCGACAAAGACGGCAAGCCGCGGGTTTCAAACCTGCGACAGGGAGGCATCGCCGCCAG GAGCGACCAGCTGAACGTGGGCGACTACATCCGAGCCGTGAACGGCATCAACCTCTCCAAGTTCAGACACGACGAGATCATCAGCCTGCTGAAGAACGTCGGGGAGCGGGTGGTGCTGGAGGTGGAGTACGAGCTGCCGCCGCTCT CGgtgcaggggtcaggggtcgtgTTCAAGAACGTAGAGGTCACGCTCCACAAGGACGGGAACAGCTTCGGCTTCGTCATCAGAG gtggGGCCCATGAAGACAGGAACAAGTCACGCCCCATCGTCATAACAACCATCAGGTCTGGCGGTCCGGCTGACAG agaggGCACGGTGAAGCCGGGGGACCGGCTGCTCAGCATCGATGGGATCCGTCTCCATGGCAGCACGCTGACGGAGGGCATGAGCATCCTGAAGCAGAGTGGACAGGAAGCCACGCTGCTGCTGGAGTACGACGTCTCCGTCATGg ATTCGGTTGCCACGGCGTCGGGGCCGCTGCTGGTGGAGGTTGCCAAGGTGACGGGCTCCAGTCTGGGCGTCGCCCTGTCCACCTCCATGTTCTGCAGCAAGCAGGTGATCGTCATCGACAAGGTGAAGCCAGCCAGCATCGCAGACAG gtGCGGTGCTCTCCATGCAGGAGATCACATCCTGTCTGTGGACGGGAAGTCGATGGAGTTCAGTTCTCTGGCTGAAGCGACTCAGCTGCTTTCTGCCTCGTGTCAGACGGTCCGCATGGAGATCCTCCCTCAGCACCAAGCCCGACcggccctgaacgcaccgcagcACG tCAAGGTGCAGCGTAATTCCCGCACTCTTCCATGGGAGaccggaggctccgcccccatccTCCCCCCCTACCACTACAACACGTACCACCCCGACCAATCCGCTTCCAGATCGCACAACCGCCATACAAACAACCCTC ctctcGACCACTCGTTCTCTCCCGGCTCCATGTCGGCCTACAGTCTCTCGTCCCTCAACATGACCACGCTGCCCCGGAACATGTATCCCACGAGTCCCCGGGGCACGTTGATGAGGAGGAAGGCCAAGAAGAAGGACTTCAAGAGCTCCT TGTCCCTGGCCTCCAGCACCGTGGGTCTCGCCGGTCAGGTCGTGCACACGGAAACCACGGAGGTGGCGTTGCTAGGCGACGGCATCATGGGGTTCGGCCTGCAGCTTCAGGGCGGAGTCTTCGCCACGGAAACGCTCTCCTCGCCGCCGCTCATCGCCTACATCGACCCCGACAGCCCGGCGGAGAG atgtggtATCCTCCAGATTGGGGACAGGATCTTGTCCATCAATGGAGTTCCTACTGAAGATTCGACTCTTGAAGAAACCAATCAGCTGCTCCGAGACTCGTCCATCACGGCTCAGCTCACGCTGGAGATCGAGTTCGACGTGGCcg AGTCTGTCATTCCTAGTTCTGGAACGTTTCACGTGAAGCTGCCGAAGAAACCCGGAGTGGAGCTGGGGATCACCATCAGCT ctCCGTCCAACCGGAAGCCAGTTGACCCTCTGATCATCTCTGACATCAAGAAAGGCAGCGTagcacacag gaCGGGGACCCTGGAGCTGGGGGACAAGCTGCTGGCCATCGATAACATCCGGGTGGAGAGCTGCTCGATGGAGGAAGCCGTTCAGATCCTTCAGCAATGTGAAGAACTCGTGAAGCTGAAGATCCGAAAAGACGAAGACAACTCTG ATGAACAGGAAGTCTCCGGCAACATCATCTACACGGTGGAGCTGCAGCGGTACGGAGGCCCGCTGGGCATCACCATCTCCGGCACCGAGGAGCCCTTTGACCCCATCATCATCTCCTCGCTGAGCAAGGGGGGGCTGGCCGAGAG gaccgGGGCGATCCATGTGGGGGACCGTATCCTGGCCATCAACAGCAGCAGCCTGAAGGGGAAACCTCTGAGTGAAGCCATCAGCCTGCTGCAGCAGGCGGGAGAGACGGTGACCCTGAAGATCAAGAAGCAGGGagatg CGTCGAGCCCGAAGTCTTGTCTGATTGGTGCGGGCCTCGGcacgggggcggggcttgtccaCGAGCACCAGGACGGGGTGGACGACCCCCTCGTCACGGTGGCGCCGCTGTCAAGCCAGCGGGCGTTCGGCGCCCTGCCGTCGGTGGACAGCGCCGTGGAGTCCTGGGACGGGTCCAACGTGGACGGCAGCTTCGGCTCGCCGG ctCCCTACAGTTTCCACGAGTGGCGCAACGCCAAGACgaccaacagccaatcgtcttccTCCGCCCGCCAACGAGCCAATCCGCTGTTAGATCTGGGCCTGAGCGACGACGACTGGGACCACGCCCCCCTGGGAGG AGGCTGTAATCTGCCCAGCGGCCTAATCACTGACAGCAG gtTCACGGTGGGACACGATGGCACAGAACCGGACCAGGAGGAGAACTTCTGGTCtcaggctctggaggatctggagACTTGTGGCCAGAGCGGCATCCTGAGAGAGCTGGAG GAGGCTGGAAATGAAACGCACCTCCTCACTCTG GCAACCATCATGTCCGGCTCCAGCCTCAGCCTGAACCATGACTCCGCCCCCCTGCGCAGCACCCTGGGGCGCCAGGCCAGCTTCCAGGAACGCAGCAGCTCCAAACCGCAG ATGAGCAACCGCTCCAGCACCTtgccctctgacccccagcGCCGGGCCTTCGCCATGAGGAAGATGAGGCAGGAAGTGAATGAGATCCTGAACCAGAACCCTGTGGAGCTCCAcaag ctgaccCTGGAGAAGGTCTCTGATCTGGAGGACTTTGGCTTCAGTGTCTCTGACGGCATGTTGGACCGCGGCGTCTACGTCAACAACATCCGGCCCGGAGGCCCGGCGGAGCAGGGGGGGCTCCGAACCTACGACCGGctgctacag ATCAACCACGTGAGGACCCGGGACTTCGACTGCTGCCTCGTGGTCCCGCTGATCGCCGAGTCCCCGAACCACCTGGAGCTCGTCATCAGCCGaaaccccgcctcctcctcgctgctGGCCAATCACACGGACGGCGTCGCCAACAGCGGCCACTCCCCTCAGCCCATCGGCAGCGACCTGGGAACTTCGGAGTACTCGATTGGCCAGGAGGAAGACGGCGGTCCGATCAAGTGGAGCCAACCGGGAGACGGGCTGGGGGCGTGGCTAGGGGCGgggctgggggaggggcttggGAGGAGTCAGGTGAATAATAAATCCGTATAG
- the grip1 gene encoding glutamate receptor-interacting protein 1 isoform X9, protein MIAVSFKCRCQILRRVNKDDGPYSKHSGGSRPPDGALAIRRQSIPDEFRGCSVVELMKKEGTTLGLTVSGGIDKDGKPRVSNLRQGGIAARSDQLNVGDYIRAVNGINLSKFRHDEIISLLKNVGERVVLEVEYELPPLSVQGSGVVFKNVEVTLHKDGNSFGFVIRGGAHEDRNKSRPIVITTIRSGGPADREGTVKPGDRLLSIDGIRLHGSTLTEGMSILKQSGQEATLLLEYDVSVMDSVATASGPLLVEVAKVTGSSLGVALSTSMFCSKQVIVIDKVKPASIADRCGALHAGDHILSVDGKSMEFSSLAEATQLLSASCQTVRMEILPQHQARPALNAPQHALDHSFSPGSMSAYSLSSLNMTTLPRNMYPTSPRGTLMRRKAKKKDFKSSLSLASSTVGLAGQVVHTETTEVALLGDGIMGFGLQLQGGVFATETLSSPPLIAYIDPDSPAERCGILQIGDRILSINGVPTEDSTLEETNQLLRDSSITAQLTLEIEFDVAESVIPSSGTFHVKLPKKPGVELGITISSPSNRKPVDPLIISDIKKGSVAHRTGTLELGDKLLAIDNIRVESCSMEEAVQILQQCEELVKLKIRKDEDNSDEQEVSGNIIYTVELQRYGGPLGITISGTEEPFDPIIISSLSKGGLAERTGAIHVGDRILAINSSSLKGKPLSEAISLLQQAGETVTLKIKKQGDASSPKSCLIGAGLGTGAGLVHEHQDGVDDPLVTVAPLSSQRAFGALPSVDSAVESWDGSNVDGSFGSPAPYSFHEWRNAKTTNSQSSSSARQRANPLLDLGLSDDDWDHAPLGGGCNLPSGLITDSRFTVGHDGTEPDQEENFWSQALEDLETCGQSGILRELEATIMSGSSLSLNHDSAPLRSTLGRQASFQERSSSKPQMSNRSSTLPSDPQRRAFAMRKMRQEVNEILNQNPVELHKLTLEKVSDLEDFGFSVSDGMLDRGVYVNNIRPGGPAEQGGLRTYDRLLQINHVRTRDFDCCLVVPLIAESPNHLELVISRNPASSSLLANHTDGVANSGHSPQPIGSDLGTSEYSIGQEEDGGPIKWSQPGDGLGAWLGAGLGEGLGRSQVNNKSV, encoded by the exons aCGAGTTCCGGGGCTGCTCGGTGGTGGAGCTGATGAAGAAGGAGGGCACCACCCTCGGGCTGACTGTCTCAGGCGGCATCGACAAAGACGGCAAGCCGCGGGTTTCAAACCTGCGACAGGGAGGCATCGCCGCCAG GAGCGACCAGCTGAACGTGGGCGACTACATCCGAGCCGTGAACGGCATCAACCTCTCCAAGTTCAGACACGACGAGATCATCAGCCTGCTGAAGAACGTCGGGGAGCGGGTGGTGCTGGAGGTGGAGTACGAGCTGCCGCCGCTCT CGgtgcaggggtcaggggtcgtgTTCAAGAACGTAGAGGTCACGCTCCACAAGGACGGGAACAGCTTCGGCTTCGTCATCAGAG gtggGGCCCATGAAGACAGGAACAAGTCACGCCCCATCGTCATAACAACCATCAGGTCTGGCGGTCCGGCTGACAG agaggGCACGGTGAAGCCGGGGGACCGGCTGCTCAGCATCGATGGGATCCGTCTCCATGGCAGCACGCTGACGGAGGGCATGAGCATCCTGAAGCAGAGTGGACAGGAAGCCACGCTGCTGCTGGAGTACGACGTCTCCGTCATGg ATTCGGTTGCCACGGCGTCGGGGCCGCTGCTGGTGGAGGTTGCCAAGGTGACGGGCTCCAGTCTGGGCGTCGCCCTGTCCACCTCCATGTTCTGCAGCAAGCAGGTGATCGTCATCGACAAGGTGAAGCCAGCCAGCATCGCAGACAG gtGCGGTGCTCTCCATGCAGGAGATCACATCCTGTCTGTGGACGGGAAGTCGATGGAGTTCAGTTCTCTGGCTGAAGCGACTCAGCTGCTTTCTGCCTCGTGTCAGACGGTCCGCATGGAGATCCTCCCTCAGCACCAAGCCCGACcggccctgaacgcaccgcagcACG ctctcGACCACTCGTTCTCTCCCGGCTCCATGTCGGCCTACAGTCTCTCGTCCCTCAACATGACCACGCTGCCCCGGAACATGTATCCCACGAGTCCCCGGGGCACGTTGATGAGGAGGAAGGCCAAGAAGAAGGACTTCAAGAGCTCCT TGTCCCTGGCCTCCAGCACCGTGGGTCTCGCCGGTCAGGTCGTGCACACGGAAACCACGGAGGTGGCGTTGCTAGGCGACGGCATCATGGGGTTCGGCCTGCAGCTTCAGGGCGGAGTCTTCGCCACGGAAACGCTCTCCTCGCCGCCGCTCATCGCCTACATCGACCCCGACAGCCCGGCGGAGAG atgtggtATCCTCCAGATTGGGGACAGGATCTTGTCCATCAATGGAGTTCCTACTGAAGATTCGACTCTTGAAGAAACCAATCAGCTGCTCCGAGACTCGTCCATCACGGCTCAGCTCACGCTGGAGATCGAGTTCGACGTGGCcg AGTCTGTCATTCCTAGTTCTGGAACGTTTCACGTGAAGCTGCCGAAGAAACCCGGAGTGGAGCTGGGGATCACCATCAGCT ctCCGTCCAACCGGAAGCCAGTTGACCCTCTGATCATCTCTGACATCAAGAAAGGCAGCGTagcacacag gaCGGGGACCCTGGAGCTGGGGGACAAGCTGCTGGCCATCGATAACATCCGGGTGGAGAGCTGCTCGATGGAGGAAGCCGTTCAGATCCTTCAGCAATGTGAAGAACTCGTGAAGCTGAAGATCCGAAAAGACGAAGACAACTCTG ATGAACAGGAAGTCTCCGGCAACATCATCTACACGGTGGAGCTGCAGCGGTACGGAGGCCCGCTGGGCATCACCATCTCCGGCACCGAGGAGCCCTTTGACCCCATCATCATCTCCTCGCTGAGCAAGGGGGGGCTGGCCGAGAG gaccgGGGCGATCCATGTGGGGGACCGTATCCTGGCCATCAACAGCAGCAGCCTGAAGGGGAAACCTCTGAGTGAAGCCATCAGCCTGCTGCAGCAGGCGGGAGAGACGGTGACCCTGAAGATCAAGAAGCAGGGagatg CGTCGAGCCCGAAGTCTTGTCTGATTGGTGCGGGCCTCGGcacgggggcggggcttgtccaCGAGCACCAGGACGGGGTGGACGACCCCCTCGTCACGGTGGCGCCGCTGTCAAGCCAGCGGGCGTTCGGCGCCCTGCCGTCGGTGGACAGCGCCGTGGAGTCCTGGGACGGGTCCAACGTGGACGGCAGCTTCGGCTCGCCGG ctCCCTACAGTTTCCACGAGTGGCGCAACGCCAAGACgaccaacagccaatcgtcttccTCCGCCCGCCAACGAGCCAATCCGCTGTTAGATCTGGGCCTGAGCGACGACGACTGGGACCACGCCCCCCTGGGAGG AGGCTGTAATCTGCCCAGCGGCCTAATCACTGACAGCAG gtTCACGGTGGGACACGATGGCACAGAACCGGACCAGGAGGAGAACTTCTGGTCtcaggctctggaggatctggagACTTGTGGCCAGAGCGGCATCCTGAGAGAGCTGGAG GCAACCATCATGTCCGGCTCCAGCCTCAGCCTGAACCATGACTCCGCCCCCCTGCGCAGCACCCTGGGGCGCCAGGCCAGCTTCCAGGAACGCAGCAGCTCCAAACCGCAG ATGAGCAACCGCTCCAGCACCTtgccctctgacccccagcGCCGGGCCTTCGCCATGAGGAAGATGAGGCAGGAAGTGAATGAGATCCTGAACCAGAACCCTGTGGAGCTCCAcaag ctgaccCTGGAGAAGGTCTCTGATCTGGAGGACTTTGGCTTCAGTGTCTCTGACGGCATGTTGGACCGCGGCGTCTACGTCAACAACATCCGGCCCGGAGGCCCGGCGGAGCAGGGGGGGCTCCGAACCTACGACCGGctgctacag ATCAACCACGTGAGGACCCGGGACTTCGACTGCTGCCTCGTGGTCCCGCTGATCGCCGAGTCCCCGAACCACCTGGAGCTCGTCATCAGCCGaaaccccgcctcctcctcgctgctGGCCAATCACACGGACGGCGTCGCCAACAGCGGCCACTCCCCTCAGCCCATCGGCAGCGACCTGGGAACTTCGGAGTACTCGATTGGCCAGGAGGAAGACGGCGGTCCGATCAAGTGGAGCCAACCGGGAGACGGGCTGGGGGCGTGGCTAGGGGCGgggctgggggaggggcttggGAGGAGTCAGGTGAATAATAAATCCGTATAG
- the grip1 gene encoding glutamate receptor-interacting protein 1 isoform X8, which translates to MIAVSFKCRCQILRRVNKDDGPYSKHSGGSRPPDGALAIRRQSIPDEFRGCSVVELMKKEGTTLGLTVSGGIDKDGKPRVSNLRQGGIAARSDQLNVGDYIRAVNGINLSKFRHDEIISLLKNVGERVVLEVEYELPPLSVQGSGVVFKNVEVTLHKDGNSFGFVIRGGAHEDRNKSRPIVITTIRSGGPADREGTVKPGDRLLSIDGIRLHGSTLTEGMSILKQSGQEATLLLEYDVSVMDSVATASGPLLVEVAKVTGSSLGVALSTSMFCSKQVIVIDKVKPASIADRCGALHAGDHILSVDGKSMEFSSLAEATQLLSASCQTVRMEILPQHQARPALNAPQHVKVQRNSRTLPWETGGSAPILPPYHYNTYHPDQSASRSHNRHTNNPPLDHSFSPGSMSAYSLSSLNMTTLPRNMYPTSPRGTLMRRKAKKKDFKSSLSLASSTVGLAGQVVHTETTEVALLGDGIMGFGLQLQGGVFATETLSSPPLIAYIDPDSPAERCGILQIGDRILSINGVPTEDSTLEETNQLLRDSSITAQLTLEIEFDVAESVIPSSGTFHVKLPKKPGVELGITISSPSNRKPVDPLIISDIKKGSVAHRTGTLELGDKLLAIDNIRVESCSMEEAVQILQQCEELVKLKIRKDEDNSDEQEVSGNIIYTVELQRYGGPLGITISGTEEPFDPIIISSLSKGGLAERTGAIHVGDRILAINSSSLKGKPLSEAISLLQQAGETVTLKIKKQGDASSPKSCLIGAGLGTGAGLVHEHQDGVDDPLVTVAPLSSQRAFGALPSVDSAVESWDGSNVDGSFGSPAPYSFHEWRNAKTTNSQSSSSARQRANPLLDLGLSDDDWDHAPLGGGCNLPSGLITDSRFTVGHDGTEPDQEENFWSQALEDLETCGQSGILRELEATIMSGSSLSLNHDSAPLRSTLGRQASFQERSSSKPQMSNRSSTLPSDPQRRAFAMRKMRQEVNEILNQNPVELHKLTLEKVSDLEDFGFSVSDGMLDRGVYVNNIRPGGPAEQGGLRTYDRLLQINHVRTRDFDCCLVVPLIAESPNHLELVISRNPASSSLLANHTDGVANSGHSPQPIGSDLGTSEYSIGQEEDGGPIKWSQPGDGLGAWLGAGLGEGLGRSQVNNKSV; encoded by the exons aCGAGTTCCGGGGCTGCTCGGTGGTGGAGCTGATGAAGAAGGAGGGCACCACCCTCGGGCTGACTGTCTCAGGCGGCATCGACAAAGACGGCAAGCCGCGGGTTTCAAACCTGCGACAGGGAGGCATCGCCGCCAG GAGCGACCAGCTGAACGTGGGCGACTACATCCGAGCCGTGAACGGCATCAACCTCTCCAAGTTCAGACACGACGAGATCATCAGCCTGCTGAAGAACGTCGGGGAGCGGGTGGTGCTGGAGGTGGAGTACGAGCTGCCGCCGCTCT CGgtgcaggggtcaggggtcgtgTTCAAGAACGTAGAGGTCACGCTCCACAAGGACGGGAACAGCTTCGGCTTCGTCATCAGAG gtggGGCCCATGAAGACAGGAACAAGTCACGCCCCATCGTCATAACAACCATCAGGTCTGGCGGTCCGGCTGACAG agaggGCACGGTGAAGCCGGGGGACCGGCTGCTCAGCATCGATGGGATCCGTCTCCATGGCAGCACGCTGACGGAGGGCATGAGCATCCTGAAGCAGAGTGGACAGGAAGCCACGCTGCTGCTGGAGTACGACGTCTCCGTCATGg ATTCGGTTGCCACGGCGTCGGGGCCGCTGCTGGTGGAGGTTGCCAAGGTGACGGGCTCCAGTCTGGGCGTCGCCCTGTCCACCTCCATGTTCTGCAGCAAGCAGGTGATCGTCATCGACAAGGTGAAGCCAGCCAGCATCGCAGACAG gtGCGGTGCTCTCCATGCAGGAGATCACATCCTGTCTGTGGACGGGAAGTCGATGGAGTTCAGTTCTCTGGCTGAAGCGACTCAGCTGCTTTCTGCCTCGTGTCAGACGGTCCGCATGGAGATCCTCCCTCAGCACCAAGCCCGACcggccctgaacgcaccgcagcACG tCAAGGTGCAGCGTAATTCCCGCACTCTTCCATGGGAGaccggaggctccgcccccatccTCCCCCCCTACCACTACAACACGTACCACCCCGACCAATCCGCTTCCAGATCGCACAACCGCCATACAAACAACCCTC ctctcGACCACTCGTTCTCTCCCGGCTCCATGTCGGCCTACAGTCTCTCGTCCCTCAACATGACCACGCTGCCCCGGAACATGTATCCCACGAGTCCCCGGGGCACGTTGATGAGGAGGAAGGCCAAGAAGAAGGACTTCAAGAGCTCCT TGTCCCTGGCCTCCAGCACCGTGGGTCTCGCCGGTCAGGTCGTGCACACGGAAACCACGGAGGTGGCGTTGCTAGGCGACGGCATCATGGGGTTCGGCCTGCAGCTTCAGGGCGGAGTCTTCGCCACGGAAACGCTCTCCTCGCCGCCGCTCATCGCCTACATCGACCCCGACAGCCCGGCGGAGAG atgtggtATCCTCCAGATTGGGGACAGGATCTTGTCCATCAATGGAGTTCCTACTGAAGATTCGACTCTTGAAGAAACCAATCAGCTGCTCCGAGACTCGTCCATCACGGCTCAGCTCACGCTGGAGATCGAGTTCGACGTGGCcg AGTCTGTCATTCCTAGTTCTGGAACGTTTCACGTGAAGCTGCCGAAGAAACCCGGAGTGGAGCTGGGGATCACCATCAGCT ctCCGTCCAACCGGAAGCCAGTTGACCCTCTGATCATCTCTGACATCAAGAAAGGCAGCGTagcacacag gaCGGGGACCCTGGAGCTGGGGGACAAGCTGCTGGCCATCGATAACATCCGGGTGGAGAGCTGCTCGATGGAGGAAGCCGTTCAGATCCTTCAGCAATGTGAAGAACTCGTGAAGCTGAAGATCCGAAAAGACGAAGACAACTCTG ATGAACAGGAAGTCTCCGGCAACATCATCTACACGGTGGAGCTGCAGCGGTACGGAGGCCCGCTGGGCATCACCATCTCCGGCACCGAGGAGCCCTTTGACCCCATCATCATCTCCTCGCTGAGCAAGGGGGGGCTGGCCGAGAG gaccgGGGCGATCCATGTGGGGGACCGTATCCTGGCCATCAACAGCAGCAGCCTGAAGGGGAAACCTCTGAGTGAAGCCATCAGCCTGCTGCAGCAGGCGGGAGAGACGGTGACCCTGAAGATCAAGAAGCAGGGagatg CGTCGAGCCCGAAGTCTTGTCTGATTGGTGCGGGCCTCGGcacgggggcggggcttgtccaCGAGCACCAGGACGGGGTGGACGACCCCCTCGTCACGGTGGCGCCGCTGTCAAGCCAGCGGGCGTTCGGCGCCCTGCCGTCGGTGGACAGCGCCGTGGAGTCCTGGGACGGGTCCAACGTGGACGGCAGCTTCGGCTCGCCGG ctCCCTACAGTTTCCACGAGTGGCGCAACGCCAAGACgaccaacagccaatcgtcttccTCCGCCCGCCAACGAGCCAATCCGCTGTTAGATCTGGGCCTGAGCGACGACGACTGGGACCACGCCCCCCTGGGAGG AGGCTGTAATCTGCCCAGCGGCCTAATCACTGACAGCAG gtTCACGGTGGGACACGATGGCACAGAACCGGACCAGGAGGAGAACTTCTGGTCtcaggctctggaggatctggagACTTGTGGCCAGAGCGGCATCCTGAGAGAGCTGGAG GCAACCATCATGTCCGGCTCCAGCCTCAGCCTGAACCATGACTCCGCCCCCCTGCGCAGCACCCTGGGGCGCCAGGCCAGCTTCCAGGAACGCAGCAGCTCCAAACCGCAG ATGAGCAACCGCTCCAGCACCTtgccctctgacccccagcGCCGGGCCTTCGCCATGAGGAAGATGAGGCAGGAAGTGAATGAGATCCTGAACCAGAACCCTGTGGAGCTCCAcaag ctgaccCTGGAGAAGGTCTCTGATCTGGAGGACTTTGGCTTCAGTGTCTCTGACGGCATGTTGGACCGCGGCGTCTACGTCAACAACATCCGGCCCGGAGGCCCGGCGGAGCAGGGGGGGCTCCGAACCTACGACCGGctgctacag ATCAACCACGTGAGGACCCGGGACTTCGACTGCTGCCTCGTGGTCCCGCTGATCGCCGAGTCCCCGAACCACCTGGAGCTCGTCATCAGCCGaaaccccgcctcctcctcgctgctGGCCAATCACACGGACGGCGTCGCCAACAGCGGCCACTCCCCTCAGCCCATCGGCAGCGACCTGGGAACTTCGGAGTACTCGATTGGCCAGGAGGAAGACGGCGGTCCGATCAAGTGGAGCCAACCGGGAGACGGGCTGGGGGCGTGGCTAGGGGCGgggctgggggaggggcttggGAGGAGTCAGGTGAATAATAAATCCGTATAG